AACATCTTGAGAAATATTAGCTACATACTTTGTTGCTTCTGCTGTTTGATGTGCTCCAGTTGTTAATTCATCAGATGATATTGCCACCTTCGCTGCTGCTTCTTCAACTTCTGTAAGTATTTTTCGTAAATTTTTAGTCATAATATTAAAAGCATTTATCAAATCACTTATCTCATCATTACTCTTAATTTGTATCTCCTCACCAGTCAAATCCCCATTAGCAATTTTAATTGCTGTTTTTGATATTGCTACTATAGGCTTAGAAATCAAATTGCTAATCCAGTAAGCCACTCCAAATCCAATAAATAAAATAATAAAAGTAAATACAATTATTAGGATTTTTGATGAACTTATCATGCTTTCAGTTTCATTAATTTCTTTATTTAATAGAGCTTCTTGATTTTCAATAAACTTATCAGAAGTATCACTAAACTTTTGTATTAATTGATTTTGTGCTTTTGCAGTTTGGGTATATTTATCTATATTATTTTTCTTCTTATAGTCTATCATCTGGTCTGCTGAAATAACATATTGTTCTTGAATTAAATCTAATCCTTGCAGAATTTGCCAACTATCCTGTCCTTTGATTAACTCTCCTATTTTCTTGCTTTTTTCATTATATGAATCAAAAGCCTTTTGATAAGACTTAAAATAATTTGTATCTCCTGTTATAAGATAATAATTAACACTAGCCTGTTCATCACTAATTGCATTATTTAAGTCTTTAATATAGCTTACTATTGTAGTACCATTATTCACCAAGTTTGTGTATTTAGCATTTACTTTACTTGTCAATACATAGTTAGCTATAGCCACAATAACTAAAAATAAAAGTACTGCTGCAAATCCACCATATAATTTTTGACGAATAGTAATTCTCATATTACTCTCCCCCTTTCACACCGCTCAGAATTTTGTTTGCACTTGTTCTAAATTGCTTTGCTGCATCTTCTGGCATAAGTGTGCCGGCTAAAATTTCATCAGTTAATCTTTGAAGAAGTGCATTAACATTACCTGCTGTATTTGGTGTTGGTGGATCTTGAGGACTTGGATTTTCTTTAATATATTTCAAAAATAAATACTGCTGTTTATCACCTTCACTTGCTTTCTTTTCTAAATTATCACTTACCTTTGCCGAAGTTGATACTCCTCTTTCAGCCTTTAATATATCATTAACCTCCAAATCATTTGTTAAAAAATCAATAAATTCCATTGCTTCTTTTTTATGTTTAGAATACGATGAAACACAAAGATACATTGATGGTCTAATACAGCTTGTAATTTTCCCTTTTGTTTTTGATGGCACTGATATTATTTGCATACTTGTATTAGAAGTTTTATTAAGACCAGAAACTTGATTAGATACTCCCCACCAAAGTGCAGATTTTCCAGATGAAATCAAGGCATTTTTGTCCGTAATTGTAACTGGTGCAATTAAACCTTCATCTAAACATTTCTTGTAAAAATTAAAATAATCTATAAAAATCTGATCATCTTTATAACCTAATGCTGTTCCTTCTGAATTAAAATATGTGCTGCCATAAGCTCTAACGAAATTATTGTAATCAACAAAGTTAGCTAATGGATAAAAGTTCGGATCATTTATTTGAGATTTAAGCTTTTTAAGAGTTTCATATAATTCATCATATGTATATCCAGACTTAAGCATATCTACTCCAGCCTTTTCAAATACTGACGGATTTACTGCCATACAGTACGCATTAATTCCCCATGGAAGCCCATATAACTGTCCATTATCAGTTCCAG
The window above is part of the Clostridium saccharoperbutylacetonicum N1-4(HMT) genome. Proteins encoded here:
- a CDS encoding ABC transporter substrate-binding protein, coding for MRRILSYIFLGVFIVAIIFSSVGCNGLNKTNSKVDDDSKEVNLKFIWWGNDQRKNITQQAIELFQKKHPNVKFEVKSYASTSDVKVNLAMNTADEDMPDIIQANYDFVHNYANRNLFEPFEPYVEKNIVNLSDVDKSSLEAGTDNGQLYGLPWGINAYCMAVNPSVFEKAGVDMLKSGYTYDELYETLKKLKSQINDPNFYPLANFVDYNNFVRAYGSTYFNSEGTALGYKDDQIFIDYFNFYKKCLDEGLIAPVTITDKNALISSGKSALWWGVSNQVSGLNKTSNTSMQIISVPSKTKGKITSCIRPSMYLCVSSYSKHKKEAMEFIDFLTNDLEVNDILKAERGVSTSAKVSDNLEKKASEGDKQQYLFLKYIKENPSPQDPPTPNTAGNVNALLQRLTDEILAGTLMPEDAAKQFRTSANKILSGVKGGE
- a CDS encoding methyl-accepting chemotaxis protein, with translation MRITIRQKLYGGFAAVLLFLVIVAIANYVLTSKVNAKYTNLVNNGTTIVSYIKDLNNAISDEQASVNYYLITGDTNYFKSYQKAFDSYNEKSKKIGELIKGQDSWQILQGLDLIQEQYVISADQMIDYKKKNNIDKYTQTAKAQNQLIQKFSDTSDKFIENQEALLNKEINETESMISSSKILIIVFTFIILFIGFGVAYWISNLISKPIVAISKTAIKIANGDLTGEEIQIKSNDEISDLINAFNIMTKNLRKILTEVEEAAAKVAISSDELTTGAHQTAEATKYVANISQDVATGTERQVDSVEKSVQAAREMSNEADEINSKAYNANNQALKTSDVVMEGNTSVQKAVEQMNAVKYTVTDIANIVNELGNESKKINDIIAIITNIASQTNLLALNASIEAARAGDAGKGFAVVAAEVSKLAEQTSISGKQVSEVIGAILLKTEKTISVVTESEQQVKEGIEAVHAAGVSFNTIESSINDFRKTIEEVSMASKQMSESTDKLVNNFETIEEISKSAAESTQSVSAFTEEQLATMEGVTNSANSLNNMSEHLINLINTFKLK